A part of Chloroflexota bacterium genomic DNA contains:
- a CDS encoding GAF domain-containing protein, which produces MTPRSSSRQPIGMSPSGILKLGQTLAHHPALEKQKAQMLDFLQTNFQSEAYLEINKAFLPLDDFRSPLNIPLNPSMLIEGETFAENDHSYWLAGAMSHGEIDIGNLIIHRETPFTAAEKNKLTQIGAIAGTSLYATLQTIQREWQQKQLELVQSVSAQISQINDLDSLTEAITRLVQETFEWYYVAVFLIDDESQRLKFKASACSDESDRPDFETPAHPGFALGEHMIGYVAETGQELVASDVTREPRYKEVDSLDDTKSELVLPLSVTGKIFGVFDIQSDRFYGFNDNDLIVLRVLAANISIAIESTRLFQDLQWRADQMTTVAEASRALTQILDTDQLLQRIVDLIHERFGFQFVHLYLVDPVQSKIIFKAGSGERSERFNKAQVGYDLNAKKGVIPWVVRHKESKRINDVEKEPLYRNNPLTEDQSGSELSIPLQFGGDVLGVLDIQCEDRNAFTSDDQQLVETFADNIAVSIRNARLYRSEKWRRQVAESLRDVAGLLSNNADLNEVLQAILEQLHKNLPCDVAGIWLFDSNSTVNTPIEERRLYLAASLAAEGLESEDLGDLNFLPNAWVKKALMQEQPTIRHSDQSIGPIAAHYGFTEEYSSIAAPLHTGDEILGMLTLINRKPGRYGQESQKITSAFASYGAIAIENTRLYESSQEQAWVSTILLQVAQAVQSMTNLDELTQTIVRLTPMVAGIKGCALFLRNTTNDIYALQAMYGIGDSGEITDNLFPLPLPNAPLLAELTLTREPLLVIDPTEDLNLPEQLENEINKDTLILLPIISHDDVLGAFMLANDPVLPIVSSDKQLISEERLKIIMGIIQQTAVAVENIQLLEARQEEAYISTVLLQAAQVVVSSADLVDTLDSIVHLMPILAGIESSAIYMWDADKKVFILTESTEKAPEGAEPLNGTSYEPGDFPMLDVVFENDRPIVFPFVENVLPLEDWDLALPDEGQTDPTPILVSPFPLLMGFPISAKDNRFGVLLALDKNLSTNRERRFELINGIAQQVSLAVQNDILNKEMLDRQRLEREFQLAREIQQTFLPSQIPPMPGWEMDVRWNTAHQVGGDFYDYFLLPDGRLAVIIADVSNKGLAASLYMTVTRTLIKAAALEYTSPARTLERVNELLLMNSQNGLFVTTFYGLLDLTDGVLTYTIAGHNPPLVLHKLANQVEELNKGGIALGALPDIHLEDRSLTLDKGDCLMLYTDGVTEAFNNDDEMYGTDRLFKLLQSACGASAHQLLTLLDEDLQEFRKSAPLSDDTTILAVCREDSLTNQDRDGSLPQNTVNSATE; this is translated from the coding sequence TTGACCCCTCGATCCAGTTCACGGCAGCCTATCGGCATGTCACCAAGTGGGATTCTCAAACTGGGTCAAACTCTGGCGCATCATCCCGCGCTTGAAAAACAAAAAGCACAAATGCTGGATTTCCTCCAGACTAATTTTCAATCCGAAGCCTATCTAGAAATCAATAAAGCATTTTTACCCCTGGATGATTTCCGTTCACCACTCAACATCCCCCTGAACCCTTCTATGTTGATCGAGGGTGAGACATTTGCTGAAAATGATCACTCTTACTGGCTTGCGGGGGCAATGTCTCATGGTGAAATTGACATCGGCAACCTGATCATCCATCGGGAAACGCCTTTCACCGCTGCCGAGAAAAACAAACTAACCCAAATAGGCGCAATCGCCGGCACCTCTCTCTACGCCACCCTGCAAACCATCCAGCGCGAATGGCAGCAGAAACAGCTGGAGCTGGTGCAGTCCGTCAGCGCCCAGATATCCCAAATCAATGACCTGGATTCCCTGACCGAAGCAATCACACGCCTAGTGCAGGAAACCTTTGAATGGTACTACGTGGCGGTTTTCCTGATTGATGACGAATCCCAGCGTCTCAAATTCAAGGCCAGCGCCTGCTCTGATGAGAGCGACCGTCCCGATTTTGAGACTCCCGCCCACCCCGGCTTCGCCCTCGGGGAGCACATGATTGGCTATGTGGCCGAAACCGGACAGGAATTAGTCGCATCCGATGTTACGAGAGAGCCCCGATATAAGGAAGTGGACTCGCTTGACGACACCAAATCCGAGCTGGTACTGCCTCTATCCGTCACGGGCAAGATTTTTGGCGTCTTCGACATCCAGTCCGATCGCTTCTACGGCTTCAATGACAATGACCTGATCGTCCTGCGAGTTCTCGCCGCGAATATCTCCATCGCCATTGAAAGCACTCGCCTCTTCCAGGACCTCCAATGGCGGGCAGATCAGATGACCACCGTGGCTGAGGCCAGCCGCGCCCTGACCCAAATCCTGGATACCGACCAACTCCTCCAACGCATCGTGGATTTGATCCACGAGCGCTTTGGCTTCCAATTCGTTCACCTCTATCTGGTGGACCCTGTGCAATCCAAGATCATCTTCAAGGCTGGCAGCGGCGAACGAAGTGAACGGTTCAATAAAGCCCAGGTTGGTTACGATTTGAACGCCAAAAAGGGTGTCATCCCCTGGGTGGTACGGCATAAAGAAAGTAAACGGATCAATGATGTTGAGAAAGAACCGCTCTATCGCAACAATCCCCTCACAGAAGATCAATCCGGCTCGGAGTTATCTATCCCCCTCCAGTTTGGCGGAGATGTTCTCGGCGTCCTGGATATCCAATGCGAAGATCGTAATGCCTTCACCAGCGATGACCAGCAATTAGTGGAGACATTTGCCGACAACATTGCCGTCTCAATTCGCAATGCCCGGCTCTACCGTTCGGAGAAATGGCGACGGCAAGTCGCTGAAAGCTTGCGAGATGTCGCAGGTCTGCTTTCCAATAACGCTGACCTCAATGAGGTTCTCCAGGCCATTCTGGAACAATTACATAAGAATCTCCCCTGCGATGTAGCTGGCATTTGGCTGTTTGACTCAAATTCAACGGTGAATACCCCCATTGAAGAACGCCGGCTCTATCTGGCAGCCTCACTCGCAGCAGAAGGGCTCGAATCAGAAGACCTGGGAGATCTCAACTTCTTGCCGAATGCCTGGGTCAAGAAAGCCTTGATGCAGGAACAGCCCACCATCCGTCATTCAGATCAAAGCATAGGCCCCATCGCCGCCCATTATGGCTTTACGGAAGAGTATTCCTCCATTGCCGCCCCACTGCATACTGGGGATGAAATCCTCGGTATGCTGACTCTGATCAATCGTAAACCTGGCCGCTACGGTCAGGAATCCCAGAAGATCACCTCAGCGTTCGCCAGCTATGGCGCGATTGCGATTGAAAATACCCGCCTCTATGAGAGTTCTCAGGAGCAAGCCTGGGTCTCAACCATCCTTTTGCAGGTGGCCCAAGCCGTTCAATCCATGACCAACCTGGATGAACTTACGCAGACCATCGTCCGCCTGACACCGATGGTCGCTGGGATTAAGGGCTGTGCCCTCTTCCTACGCAACACCACCAATGATATCTACGCTCTGCAAGCGATGTATGGTATTGGCGACAGCGGCGAAATAACTGACAACCTTTTCCCGCTTCCGTTGCCAAATGCTCCCCTTCTGGCTGAGTTGACACTTACTCGAGAGCCGTTACTGGTTATTGATCCCACTGAAGACCTGAACCTGCCGGAACAGCTTGAAAATGAGATCAATAAGGATACTTTGATCCTCTTGCCCATCATCTCTCATGATGACGTGCTCGGGGCTTTCATGCTGGCAAACGACCCGGTTCTGCCGATTGTCTCATCAGATAAGCAGCTCATCAGCGAAGAACGCCTCAAAATCATTATGGGCATCATCCAACAAACCGCTGTGGCGGTGGAAAACATCCAGCTTCTGGAAGCTCGCCAGGAAGAAGCCTATATTTCCACAGTCCTTTTACAAGCAGCCCAGGTTGTCGTGAGCAGCGCAGATCTGGTGGACACCCTTGATTCAATTGTTCACCTAATGCCAATTCTGGCAGGGATCGAATCTAGCGCGATCTATATGTGGGATGCTGATAAAAAGGTCTTCATCCTGACCGAATCAACCGAAAAAGCCCCTGAAGGCGCGGAGCCGCTGAATGGTACAAGCTACGAACCGGGTGATTTTCCCATGCTGGATGTGGTCTTTGAGAATGACCGGCCGATAGTTTTCCCCTTTGTCGAAAACGTCTTACCCCTGGAAGACTGGGACTTAGCGCTCCCGGATGAAGGCCAGACTGATCCCACACCTATTCTGGTCAGCCCATTCCCGTTGTTGATGGGTTTCCCCATCTCAGCCAAGGATAATCGCTTTGGCGTCCTCCTGGCGCTGGATAAAAACCTCTCTACCAACCGGGAAAGACGCTTTGAACTGATCAATGGTATCGCTCAGCAGGTATCACTGGCTGTCCAAAATGACATTCTTAACAAAGAGATGCTGGACCGCCAGCGGCTGGAACGCGAATTCCAGCTGGCCCGCGAGATTCAACAGACTTTCTTACCCTCACAGATTCCCCCAATGCCTGGTTGGGAAATGGATGTCCGCTGGAACACAGCTCATCAGGTCGGTGGTGACTTCTATGATTACTTCCTGTTGCCGGATGGCCGGTTGGCTGTTATCATCGCGGATGTCTCCAATAAAGGCTTGGCCGCTTCGCTCTATATGACGGTCACCCGCACTCTGATCAAAGCTGCGGCACTCGAATATACCTCCCCAGCACGCACCCTGGAACGGGTCAATGAACTGCTGTTGATGAACTCTCAAAATGGCTTATTCGTCACGACCTTCTACGGCCTATTGGACCTGACCGATGGTGTGCTGACTTACACCATCGCTGGGCATAACCCACCCCTTGTGCTCCATAAACTGGCCAACCAGGTAGAAGAGCTCAATAAAGGCGGCATTGCCTTGGGAGCGCTGCCGGATATCCACCTGGAAGACCGCTCGCTCACCCTCGATAAGGGAGATTGCCTCATGCTCTATACGGACGGTGTGACAGAAGCTTTCAACAATGATGATGAAATGTATGGAACTGATCGGCTGTTCAAACTATTACAATCCGCCTGCGGTGCTTCCGCACATCAATTGCTAACGCTGCTCGATGAAGACCTGCAGGAATTTCGCAAGTCCGCCCCCCTCAGTGATGACACCACTATTCTGGCTGTTTGCCGGGAAGACTCACTGACAAACCAGGACAGGGACGGTAGTCTTCCGCAAAACACCGTCAACAGTGCTACCGAATAG
- a CDS encoding STAS domain-containing protein, translating to MKFVITEYKHCDLIEISGRVDSYTSPKIKDALESLIADGHCKLVLNLQDVTYLSSSGMLTFINALKHCQQGGKGKIILANVPPQIYTNLELAGFHTLFEIYGDVLTAVGKF from the coding sequence ATGAAATTTGTCATCACAGAATATAAACACTGTGACCTGATAGAAATTTCCGGTCGAGTGGATAGCTATACCTCCCCCAAGATCAAGGACGCTTTGGAATCATTGATCGCTGATGGGCATTGTAAACTTGTGCTCAATCTGCAAGATGTGACCTATCTCTCAAGCTCAGGTATGCTCACATTTATCAACGCACTCAAGCACTGCCAGCAAGGCGGCAAGGGGAAAATCATCTTGGCGAATGTGCCCCCACAAATATACACCAACCTAGAACTCGCCGGTTTTCACACGCTTTTTGAGATCTATGGCGACGTTCTTACTGCTGTTGGAAAATTCTGA
- the radC gene encoding DNA repair protein RadC → MEEPTNHNRIMDFEESQRPRERLEQSGPEALSNAELLAILLRVGKKGANAVQIGQQALRQFGGLLGLHRTTFKELCQVNGIGKAKAAQIKAAIELGRRINALTLDDRDLVSSPQDVANLVQYQMMALEQEELWVILLDSRNRHLGTERLYRGSLNASSVRPVEVFKMGIRHNAASLIIVHNHPSGDPAPSPEDINLTRVLIEAGKLLECPLLDHVVVGANKVASIKSLRPDLWIDG, encoded by the coding sequence ATGGAAGAACCCACCAACCATAATCGCATCATGGATTTTGAGGAATCTCAGCGTCCCAGAGAGCGTCTGGAACAATCAGGCCCAGAGGCTCTTAGTAACGCTGAATTGTTGGCAATTCTGCTGCGGGTTGGGAAGAAAGGGGCTAATGCCGTCCAGATTGGCCAGCAGGCGCTGCGGCAATTCGGGGGACTTTTAGGACTGCATCGAACGACATTTAAGGAACTTTGCCAGGTGAATGGCATTGGGAAGGCTAAGGCGGCCCAGATCAAGGCAGCGATTGAGCTGGGACGGCGGATAAATGCCCTGACGCTGGATGACCGCGACCTGGTGAGTTCACCTCAGGATGTAGCGAACCTGGTGCAATATCAAATGATGGCCTTGGAACAGGAAGAACTTTGGGTGATCCTGCTGGATTCGCGCAACCGTCACCTGGGTACGGAACGCCTCTATCGAGGCTCGTTGAATGCTTCCTCAGTGCGGCCAGTGGAGGTCTTCAAAATGGGTATCCGGCATAACGCAGCCAGCCTGATCATTGTGCATAATCACCCCAGCGGTGATCCAGCGCCCAGCCCGGAAGATATCAACCTGACACGGGTGCTGATTGAAGCCGGGAAGCTCCTGGAATGCCCGTTATTGGATCATGTGGTGGTGGGGGCGAACAAGGTGGCATCCATCAAATCTCTGCGGCCTGACCTTTGGATTGACGGATAA
- a CDS encoding ATP-binding protein, with protein sequence MTTKNFPANFQSLASISDFVVELSQNAGFSPNDVYAIQTAVDEACSNIIDHAYGGEDIGDIQIEVSQVKNGIQIVLHDEGDPFDPDDVPSPDITSPLEIRKERGLGVFFMRKLMDRVIFEFSNQKGNTLTLIKYKGA encoded by the coding sequence ATGACGACGAAAAACTTCCCAGCCAATTTCCAAAGCCTAGCAAGCATTAGCGATTTCGTCGTTGAATTGTCTCAGAATGCCGGTTTTTCTCCAAATGACGTCTATGCTATTCAAACCGCAGTTGATGAGGCCTGTTCCAATATCATTGACCACGCTTATGGCGGTGAGGACATCGGAGATATCCAAATCGAAGTCTCCCAGGTAAAAAACGGGATCCAGATTGTCCTGCATGATGAAGGCGATCCCTTTGACCCCGATGACGTCCCCTCCCCAGACATCACCTCCCCTCTCGAAATCCGCAAGGAACGCGGTTTGGGCGTTTTCTTCATGCGAAAATTGATGGACAGGGTGATCTTTGAATTCTCAAACCAGAAGGGCAACACGCTCACCCTGATCAAGTATAAGGGGGCCTGA
- a CDS encoding antibiotic biosynthesis monooxygenase: MVIVHVFCEVKPDQVEAFRQACVANASESVQEPGIARFDVLQDPEKPERFVLVEVYRTKEDPARHRETAHYQTWKAAVADMMAGPRTKQIYDNVYPDENGWG, from the coding sequence ATGGTTATTGTGCATGTCTTTTGCGAAGTCAAACCCGATCAGGTGGAGGCTTTTCGGCAGGCTTGCGTGGCGAATGCAAGCGAAAGTGTGCAGGAACCTGGCATCGCCCGATTTGATGTCCTGCAAGACCCGGAGAAGCCGGAGCGGTTCGTGTTGGTAGAAGTTTACCGCACAAAGGAAGACCCTGCCAGGCACCGAGAGACCGCGCATTACCAGACCTGGAAGGCGGCTGTGGCGGATATGATGGCCGGGCCGCGGACCAAGCAGATTTATGATAATGTCTATCCGGATGAGAATGGCTGGGGCTAG
- a CDS encoding RluA family pseudouridine synthase yields the protein METTALIPSILFDDDDLLVISKPAGLLSIPDGYNPKLPYLQQVLEPHYGQLWIVHRLDRDTSGVMLLARNAEAHRSLNEAFRNREVEKIYHGLAWPVPQWTELVMDQPLKVNADRRHRTRVNLAQGKPAWTQCAVLEKGSGAAKLAILIKTGLTHQIRAHLREQGMILLGEGLYNAGLQEPPIQAPRVMLHAKEVSFQHPANHQSVKFSAPYPDDFRSVYALIRQSKGQAAEI from the coding sequence ATGGAAACCACCGCCCTAATCCCTTCCATCCTTTTTGATGATGACGACCTGCTGGTCATCAGCAAGCCGGCTGGTTTGCTTTCCATTCCGGATGGCTACAACCCGAAACTACCCTATCTCCAACAGGTTCTGGAGCCTCATTACGGTCAGCTTTGGATAGTTCACCGGCTGGATAGGGACACCAGCGGCGTGATGCTGCTGGCACGCAACGCAGAAGCCCACCGAAGTCTCAACGAGGCATTTCGCAACCGTGAGGTAGAAAAGATCTATCATGGGTTGGCCTGGCCCGTTCCTCAGTGGACCGAACTCGTGATGGATCAGCCGCTGAAAGTCAACGCTGATCGGCGGCACAGAACCAGGGTGAACCTGGCACAGGGTAAACCTGCCTGGACACAATGTGCTGTTTTGGAAAAAGGCTCGGGGGCTGCCAAATTAGCCATCCTCATCAAGACCGGATTGACCCATCAAATCCGCGCCCACCTACGTGAGCAGGGCATGATCCTTCTGGGAGAGGGTCTCTACAATGCAGGTCTGCAAGAACCACCCATCCAAGCGCCTAGGGTGATGCTCCACGCCAAAGAGGTCAGCTTCCAACACCCAGCAAACCATCAATCCGTAAAATTCTCCGCTCCCTATCCGGATGATTTCCGATCAGTCTATGCGCTTATCCGTCAATCCAAAGGTCAGGCCGCAGAGATTTGA
- a CDS encoding iron-containing alcohol dehydrogenase has protein sequence MTFEFATAGRIVFGNGSLKKVGEIASGFGGKALVVTGSGSVQVAPLLALLEGVGVEAEIFRVGHEPDISTIDSGLALAKEKGCTFVIGFGGGSSLDSAKAISALLTNQGELMDYLEVVGKGQKIANRAAPMIALPTTAGTGTEVTRNAVISSPEHNVKVSMRSPLMIPSVAVVDPELTLSMPPSVTASTGMDALTQVIEAYVSSRANPMTDIISADGIQRGARSLLAAYKDGQNLAAREDMALTSLYGGLALANGGLGAVHGFAGLIGGMFQAAHGAICASLLPYVMKYNAQVLQSLPGKDEMLRRFQQVAAWLTGDSKATIDEGVSWLAELAKALQIPGLHDMGITKADFPRIIEKSKVSSSMQKNPVKLDERTLEAILSEAF, from the coding sequence ATGACATTTGAGTTTGCAACGGCTGGTCGGATCGTTTTCGGCAATGGCAGCCTGAAGAAGGTTGGTGAGATCGCCTCAGGTTTTGGCGGAAAAGCGCTGGTGGTCACTGGAAGCGGCTCTGTCCAAGTGGCACCTTTGCTGGCGTTGCTGGAGGGTGTAGGTGTGGAAGCCGAGATCTTCCGAGTGGGCCATGAACCGGATATTTCCACCATTGACAGCGGCCTGGCGCTGGCAAAGGAAAAAGGCTGCACGTTTGTGATTGGTTTTGGCGGCGGCTCCTCACTGGATTCCGCCAAGGCGATCTCAGCCTTGCTGACCAACCAGGGTGAGTTGATGGATTATCTGGAAGTGGTTGGCAAGGGTCAGAAAATAGCTAATCGGGCTGCTCCAATGATTGCACTGCCGACCACCGCCGGGACGGGGACGGAAGTGACACGGAATGCCGTGATCTCTTCGCCGGAACATAACGTGAAGGTCAGCATGCGCAGCCCCCTGATGATCCCCAGCGTAGCTGTTGTGGACCCGGAACTAACATTGAGTATGCCGCCATCGGTCACAGCCAGCACTGGCATGGACGCGTTGACCCAGGTGATCGAAGCCTATGTCTCCAGCCGGGCGAACCCAATGACCGATATCATCTCGGCTGATGGGATCCAACGCGGGGCTCGATCGCTTCTGGCAGCATATAAGGATGGACAGAACCTGGCGGCTCGGGAGGATATGGCACTGACCAGTCTTTACGGCGGCCTGGCCTTGGCGAATGGTGGCCTGGGAGCGGTGCATGGTTTCGCTGGTCTGATCGGGGGGATGTTTCAGGCGGCTCACGGTGCGATCTGCGCCAGTTTGCTGCCGTATGTGATGAAATATAACGCCCAGGTGCTTCAGTCGCTGCCTGGGAAGGATGAAATGCTGCGACGGTTCCAACAGGTGGCCGCCTGGCTGACGGGTGATTCAAAAGCGACTATAGATGAGGGCGTGAGTTGGCTAGCAGAATTGGCGAAAGCCCTGCAGATCCCCGGCTTGCATGATATGGGCATCACAAAAGCAGATTTTCCTCGAATCATTGAGAAATCGAAGG